The Bernardetia litoralis DSM 6794 genome includes a window with the following:
- a CDS encoding Fur family transcriptional regulator — MHHFPSPTDFLKKHELRKTPCRMAILESFLNTQNALSHQNIEELVGEEFDRVTIYRTLTSFEEKGILHRVPNMSGQAKYALCESNCDEHQHKENHVHFKCQECQNVYCLSQVQLPDLNLPQGYKVEEAEFLLSGTCDKCNF, encoded by the coding sequence ATGCATCATTTCCCATCACCAACCGATTTTTTAAAAAAACATGAATTACGCAAAACGCCTTGCCGAATGGCAATTTTAGAATCATTTTTGAATACTCAAAATGCACTTTCTCACCAAAATATTGAAGAGCTTGTAGGCGAAGAATTTGATAGAGTTACTATTTATAGAACATTAACTTCATTTGAGGAAAAAGGAATTTTGCATAGAGTTCCCAATATGTCGGGGCAGGCAAAATATGCACTCTGTGAAAGTAATTGTGATGAACATCAACACAAGGAAAATCATGTTCATTTCAAATGTCAAGAATGTCAGAATGTATATTGTTTGTCACAAGTCCAATTACCTGATTTGAATTTGCCACAAGGATACAAAGTAGAAGAAGCTGAATTTTTATTGAGTGGAACGTGTGACAAGTGTAATTTTTAA
- the hflX gene encoding GTPase HflX yields MLETSTIKPETAVLVGIVNQTQNSQKSQEYLDELEFLAETLGITCVKRFTQQLDTPDTTTFVRKGKIEEIQEYMASKEIDTVIFDDELSPRHVRNIGKEFENKQVFDRSTLILEIFKHRAQTSQASTQVELARYQYLLPRLTNMWTHLSRQRGGVGQRGAGEKEIETDRRIVRDRITLLKERLKKIEKQDETRRKQRHKVVRVSLVGYTNVGKSTLMRILTGSDVFAENKLFATVDSTVRKVFWEGIPFLLSDTVGFIRKLPTMLIESFKSTLKEIVEADVLIHVVDISHPAFEEHIKVVQETLKELGAADKPTLLVFNKIDAYTNDVQVGQNYLVCPPTLEELKESYLGVDKKHTVFVSAAKQENLEELKDKLIELIASRHFQIYPNYVRPNHYAEAKDYNKEDYGIIEDNQEEE; encoded by the coding sequence ATGTTAGAAACTTCAACTATAAAACCAGAAACAGCCGTTTTGGTAGGAATTGTAAACCAAACGCAAAACTCACAGAAATCTCAAGAATATTTAGATGAATTAGAATTTTTGGCAGAAACGCTTGGTATTACCTGTGTGAAGCGTTTTACACAACAATTGGATACGCCTGATACAACAACTTTTGTACGAAAAGGAAAAATTGAAGAAATTCAAGAATATATGGCATCAAAAGAAATTGATACTGTTATTTTTGACGATGAACTTTCGCCTCGCCATGTTCGAAACATAGGAAAAGAATTTGAGAACAAACAAGTTTTTGATAGAAGTACACTTATTTTAGAAATTTTTAAGCACAGAGCGCAAACTTCTCAAGCAAGTACACAAGTAGAACTGGCTCGTTATCAGTATCTTTTGCCTCGTCTTACTAATATGTGGACTCACCTTTCTCGTCAGCGTGGTGGCGTAGGGCAGCGTGGAGCAGGTGAAAAGGAAATTGAAACTGACCGTCGTATTGTCAGAGATAGAATTACACTTTTGAAAGAGCGTTTGAAAAAAATTGAAAAGCAAGACGAAACTCGTCGCAAACAGCGTCATAAAGTAGTCCGTGTTTCTTTGGTGGGTTATACCAATGTTGGAAAATCTACTTTGATGCGAATACTGACAGGTTCTGATGTTTTTGCTGAGAATAAACTTTTTGCTACTGTTGATTCTACGGTGCGCAAAGTTTTTTGGGAAGGAATTCCATTTTTGCTTTCTGATACAGTTGGTTTTATTCGAAAACTTCCTACTATGCTTATCGAAAGTTTCAAATCTACTTTGAAAGAAATTGTGGAAGCAGATGTGTTGATTCACGTTGTGGATATTTCTCATCCAGCTTTTGAAGAGCATATAAAAGTAGTTCAAGAAACGCTCAAAGAATTGGGTGCAGCCGACAAACCCACACTTTTGGTTTTTAATAAAATTGATGCTTATACCAATGATGTTCAAGTTGGACAAAATTATTTGGTTTGCCCTCCTACTTTGGAAGAGCTTAAAGAATCTTATTTAGGAGTTGATAAGAAACATACTGTTTTTGTTTCGGCTGCAAAACAAGAAAATCTTGAAGAATTAAAAGATAAACTTATTGAACTTATTGCAAGTCGTCACTTCCAGATTTATCCTAATTATGTCCGTCCTAATCATTATGCCGAAGCAAAAGATTACAACAAGGAAGATTATGGAATAATAGAAGATAATCAAGAAGAAGAATAA
- the fsa gene encoding fructose-6-phosphate aldolase, whose protein sequence is MKFFVDTANLQEIKECQALGILDGVTTNPSLMAKVGITGKDAIFAHYKAICDIVDDNVSAEVLGTTYEDMVREGEELAEIDAKIVVKIPMTKDGVRAIKYFSDKGIRTNCTLIFSAGQAILAAKAGASYVSPFIGRLDDVGADGMELIEQLVDIFGNYGFETEILAASVRHTMHLLQCAEVGADVVTCPSNVIMGLLNHPLTDKGLATFMEDAKKLNL, encoded by the coding sequence ATGAAATTTTTCGTAGATACAGCCAACCTTCAAGAGATTAAAGAATGCCAAGCACTAGGGATTTTGGATGGAGTAACAACCAATCCTTCACTTATGGCAAAAGTCGGAATTACTGGAAAAGATGCTATTTTTGCTCATTACAAAGCAATTTGTGATATTGTTGATGACAATGTAAGTGCTGAAGTTCTTGGTACAACATACGAAGATATGGTCAGAGAAGGCGAAGAACTTGCCGAAATTGATGCTAAAATCGTAGTCAAAATTCCAATGACAAAAGATGGTGTTCGTGCTATCAAATATTTTTCAGATAAAGGAATCCGTACAAATTGTACACTAATTTTCTCGGCAGGTCAAGCTATTTTAGCTGCTAAAGCAGGCGCAAGTTATGTTTCTCCTTTTATTGGACGTTTGGATGATGTTGGAGCTGACGGAATGGAACTTATCGAACAATTAGTAGATATTTTCGGAAATTATGGCTTTGAAACAGAAATTTTGGCTGCTTCAGTGCGTCATACAATGCATCTTTTACAATGTGCAGAAGTAGGTGCAGATGTAGTTACTTGTCCTTCAAACGTAATTATGGGGCTTCTAAACCACCCACTTACAGACAAAGGATTGGCTACTTTTATGGAAGATGCTAAAAAATTAAATCTGTAA
- the murQ gene encoding N-acetylmuramic acid 6-phosphate etherase → MTTTESNSLYSDLEKMSIKELLFNINQEDQKVAIAINEVLESIGQLVAQIVSRMKKGGRLFYIGAGTSGRLGIVDASECPPTFGVSHDLVVGLIAGGDSAIRKAVEFAEDDEKQAWKDLSKFNLSEKDTLIGIAASGRTPYVIGGLKKANENGLLTGCIVCNQNSKVAAVSQFPIEVIVGAEFVTGSTRMKAGTAQKLVLNMISTAVMIQLGKIKGNKMVDMQLSNLKLIERGTRFLIEELEISEEKAKELLLKHGSVREVLNQF, encoded by the coding sequence ATGACAACTACCGAATCAAATTCTTTATATTCAGATTTAGAAAAAATGTCTATTAAAGAATTACTTTTTAATATAAATCAAGAAGACCAAAAAGTTGCTATTGCCATCAATGAAGTCTTAGAAAGTATAGGACAATTAGTAGCTCAAATTGTGAGCCGAATGAAAAAAGGAGGACGACTTTTTTATATTGGTGCTGGTACAAGTGGGCGTTTGGGCATTGTTGATGCCTCTGAATGTCCTCCTACTTTTGGAGTTTCTCATGATTTAGTAGTAGGATTGATTGCTGGAGGAGACTCTGCCATCAGAAAAGCTGTAGAATTTGCTGAAGATGATGAAAAACAAGCATGGAAAGATTTATCAAAATTTAACCTTTCTGAAAAAGATACACTTATAGGAATTGCAGCATCTGGCAGAACACCTTATGTAATTGGAGGATTAAAAAAAGCAAATGAAAATGGACTCCTAACAGGCTGTATTGTTTGTAATCAAAATTCAAAAGTGGCAGCAGTAAGTCAGTTTCCAATTGAGGTAATTGTGGGAGCAGAATTTGTAACAGGAAGTACACGCATGAAAGCAGGAACAGCTCAAAAACTTGTTCTGAATATGATTTCTACGGCTGTAATGATACAATTAGGAAAAATAAAAGGAAATAAAATGGTAGATATGCAGCTTTCTAACCTAAAACTTATCGAACGAGGAACACGCTTTTTAATAGAAGAATTAGAGATTTCAGAAGAAAAAGCAAAAGAATTATTATTAAAACATGGAAGTGTTAGAGAAGTTTTGAATCAATTTTAG
- a CDS encoding TetR/AcrR family transcriptional regulator, translating into MGIAERKARERLHRRNAIVDAAEDVIFKYGFSVATMAQVAKAAELSKGTLYLYFRSKEELYRAIILRGFVILKKMLREATKEGDSGYDKVIIVGKTYVEFSEKYPNYFTTILDYQNDTFNLASAESESLQALEEGNVVITILVKAIREGVKDGSITEQGNPFETAFVLWSQFTGVLQVVKRKINIIEHYFSLTKEDLLTTHWRMVERMLK; encoded by the coding sequence ATGGGAATAGCCGAACGAAAGGCACGAGAACGATTGCACAGAAGAAATGCAATTGTTGATGCAGCCGAAGATGTAATTTTTAAATATGGTTTTTCAGTTGCAACAATGGCACAAGTAGCCAAAGCAGCCGAGCTTAGTAAAGGAACATTATATCTTTATTTCAGAAGTAAAGAAGAGTTATATAGAGCTATCATTTTGAGAGGTTTTGTGATTCTTAAAAAAATGCTTCGGGAAGCTACCAAAGAAGGAGATTCAGGTTATGACAAAGTGATTATTGTAGGAAAAACATATGTAGAATTTTCAGAAAAATATCCAAATTATTTTACAACTATTTTGGATTATCAAAACGACACATTTAATCTTGCTTCTGCTGAATCTGAATCATTACAAGCCTTAGAAGAAGGAAATGTAGTAATTACAATTTTGGTAAAAGCGATTAGAGAAGGAGTAAAAGATGGGAGTATCACTGAACAAGGAAATCCATTCGAAACTGCTTTTGTACTTTGGAGTCAGTTTACAGGAGTTTTGCAAGTAGTAAAACGAAAAATAAATATTATTGAACATTATTTTTCACTTACAAAAGAAGATTTGCTAACGACACATTGGAGAATGGTAGAAAGGATGTTGAAATAA
- a CDS encoding proprotein convertase P-domain-containing protein: MKKIITIYFFMLLFLSFGIKAQNPADVQNYTVTAGSNESLVDDATGWTTLIGGNQINVASAVNNIGFEVWFMGERFTTFSANTGGVMRFGNTPIIGGANSPSIADNARVCVFGASITTAADKWRTGNNGYVRYKVTGTAPDRKLIIDWVNIRMKGSAPNNTGISRFQAHISETAPANANGGVVRIVYGRMFIQSHAPTTGCTGNDQTTTYTGIGYSTSTTQGMFINTDNHPSLAGTTINYGANGTDGYPSCNSFGAAPTNVTSLNSTTNGSRKYYEFNPPLPNTNVTFVSASCVSDNELLINWTAPAGNQVGYVVYRSLDGVNYSFLTQTNTLTTNFIDTGLTAGTTYYYRVFTVTEGRLSAVDPTVNEVSATTTISPTVFSVISNIWSSTTTWSTSSVPVAAENVVIGCPTPHTVTVNTNGVANDLTIENGSVLNFNAGQTITTEGDVINKGTININNGTLRIKGNLINTTGAVVNVGNGELIVEGDFQNEATAILNGDTGLFRLAGDFINEGEYNSNTSTMRFDGNAQQLINHTGTSSGQGIITASNSYNNAADLFTPGTPAIPGTPIAIPDNNAAGVSQTVNFPATTQTITNVTLGLQIDHTWVGDLIVRLTSPDGTTRTLIDRPGIPPSTYGCSGNNIDVLLSDAGGSDVEDECGGGTPTINGTFRPNQSLADFINEDPTGDWILTVSDNVGGDTGDFVSGSLNVTTALGTTSVPINAAIPATPATPGLSIPDNSNAGVNHTINVPTTGTIESVRMDIAIDHTYIGNLRITLTSPNGTTRRMMNRVINGTGGCDEDNLSITFDDLALDAVQTQCGGGNPSINGTYTPEQSLTNFIGEDQQGDWIINISDRAGGDIGRVMSANLHITTSVPVPFPLSSALYYHKLEMQNTGAEVRTQNTDIWITNNATWTTGVFRADNNHMIIFPDNATSTVAINASHADMKVRKIGDDAFDFPVGNAGWGAPIGISAPVDVTDHFTAQYFHQITPTDFTSKEASIHHVGLCEYWILDRTSGTSNVVVTLSYDDIRSCTTGPTAGLKVIRWDGAIWRDHFNGGIINAPYDGVLSLGTVTDFSPFTLGALTDLNILPLTFLSFDAKPLESDAILDWTTTGELNHDYFEIERSINGQDFEKIGSIKNPVTKDNTKNTYSFIDKNVGIENSEAYYRLKQIDTNGTFSYSNTKRVNWSIDNSQNKALFVAYPNPFTDILTLDFDLDRTENVEIVLMDMAGRKIKTISQSFDKGSHKLELNNLQKLAQGSYLIQLKTNTLQKTFKVVKM, encoded by the coding sequence ATGAAAAAAATTATTACTATCTATTTTTTTATGCTTTTATTCCTTTCTTTTGGAATAAAAGCTCAGAATCCTGCTGATGTTCAAAATTACACAGTTACAGCAGGCTCAAATGAGAGTTTGGTTGATGATGCCACAGGATGGACTACACTTATTGGAGGAAATCAAATTAATGTAGCTTCTGCTGTTAATAATATTGGTTTTGAGGTATGGTTTATGGGAGAGCGTTTTACAACCTTCTCAGCTAATACAGGAGGAGTGATGCGTTTTGGAAATACTCCAATAATTGGAGGTGCAAATAGCCCTTCTATAGCTGATAATGCACGAGTTTGTGTTTTTGGTGCTTCTATAACAACAGCTGCTGATAAATGGCGTACAGGAAATAATGGTTATGTTAGGTACAAAGTAACAGGAACAGCACCTGATAGAAAATTAATTATAGATTGGGTAAATATCAGAATGAAAGGAAGTGCCCCCAATAATACAGGTATCTCACGTTTTCAGGCACATATTTCTGAAACAGCTCCTGCAAATGCTAATGGAGGAGTAGTAAGAATAGTATATGGTAGAATGTTTATACAATCTCATGCACCTACTACAGGATGTACAGGTAATGACCAAACAACTACTTATACAGGTATAGGGTATAGCACATCTACCACACAAGGAATGTTTATAAATACAGATAATCATCCTTCTTTAGCAGGAACTACTATAAATTATGGTGCTAATGGAACAGATGGTTACCCTTCGTGTAATAGTTTTGGAGCAGCTCCTACCAATGTTACTTCTCTAAACTCTACTACTAATGGCTCAAGAAAATACTATGAATTTAATCCACCATTACCCAATACCAACGTAACTTTTGTTTCAGCAAGTTGTGTATCAGATAATGAGCTTCTTATAAATTGGACAGCACCAGCAGGAAATCAAGTAGGTTATGTGGTTTATCGTTCTTTAGACGGAGTGAATTATTCTTTCCTTACCCAAACCAATACGCTCACTACAAATTTTATAGATACAGGGCTTACAGCAGGAACTACTTATTATTACCGTGTTTTTACAGTTACTGAAGGACGACTATCAGCAGTTGATCCTACTGTCAATGAAGTCTCAGCTACTACTACTATTTCTCCTACTGTTTTTTCTGTCATATCTAATATTTGGAGCAGTACGACTACTTGGTCAACTTCATCTGTTCCTGTTGCTGCCGAAAATGTCGTTATTGGTTGTCCTACACCTCACACAGTTACAGTAAATACAAATGGAGTAGCAAATGATTTGACTATTGAAAATGGAAGTGTTCTTAATTTTAATGCAGGACAAACCATCACTACAGAAGGAGATGTAATTAATAAAGGTACAATCAACATAAATAATGGTACACTTAGAATAAAAGGAAATCTAATCAATACAACAGGAGCAGTTGTAAATGTTGGTAATGGAGAACTTATCGTAGAAGGAGATTTTCAAAATGAAGCCACAGCTATACTTAATGGAGATACAGGATTATTTAGATTGGCAGGAGACTTTATAAATGAAGGAGAGTATAATTCAAATACTTCTACCATGCGTTTTGATGGAAATGCACAACAGCTTATTAATCATACAGGGACGAGTTCTGGACAAGGAATTATAACAGCTTCTAATTCTTATAATAATGCAGCAGATTTATTTACCCCTGGAACACCTGCCATACCTGGAACTCCAATAGCAATACCAGACAACAATGCAGCAGGAGTAAGCCAAACAGTTAATTTTCCAGCAACAACCCAAACCATTACAAACGTAACTCTTGGTTTACAAATCGACCATACTTGGGTAGGAGATTTAATAGTGAGATTAACAAGTCCTGATGGAACAACAAGAACTTTGATAGATAGACCAGGCATACCTCCTAGTACTTATGGTTGTTCTGGAAATAATATAGATGTACTTCTTTCAGATGCTGGAGGTTCAGATGTGGAAGATGAATGTGGAGGAGGAACGCCAACCATAAATGGGACATTCAGACCTAACCAAAGCTTGGCTGATTTTATAAATGAAGATCCTACAGGTGATTGGATACTTACAGTATCTGATAATGTAGGAGGAGATACAGGAGATTTTGTTTCAGGCTCATTAAATGTAACAACAGCATTAGGAACAACTTCTGTGCCTATAAATGCAGCTATTCCAGCAACTCCTGCAACTCCAGGGCTTTCTATTCCTGATAATAGCAATGCAGGTGTAAATCATACTATTAATGTTCCCACAACAGGAACTATCGAAAGTGTCAGAATGGATATCGCTATTGACCATACTTATATAGGTAATTTGAGAATTACTCTAACAAGTCCTAATGGCACAACAAGGAGAATGATGAACAGAGTAATTAATGGAACAGGAGGCTGTGATGAAGATAATCTTTCTATTACTTTTGATGATTTGGCTCTTGATGCTGTACAAACTCAATGTGGTGGAGGAAATCCAAGTATAAATGGAACATATACCCCTGAACAATCACTAACTAACTTTATAGGCGAAGATCAACAAGGAGATTGGATAATAAATATTTCAGACAGAGCAGGAGGAGATATAGGACGTGTAATGTCAGCTAATCTACACATTACTACTTCTGTACCTGTTCCCTTTCCTCTTAGCTCTGCTTTATATTATCACAAATTAGAAATGCAAAATACAGGCGCAGAAGTACGTACTCAAAATACAGATATATGGATAACCAATAATGCCACTTGGACAACTGGAGTTTTTAGAGCAGATAATAATCACATGATTATTTTCCCTGATAATGCTACTTCAACAGTCGCTATTAATGCAAGTCATGCTGATATGAAAGTACGTAAAATAGGAGATGATGCTTTTGATTTTCCTGTGGGTAATGCAGGTTGGGGCGCACCAATCGGAATTTCTGCTCCTGTTGATGTAACAGACCATTTTACAGCACAGTATTTCCACCAAATTACTCCTACTGATTTTACATCTAAAGAAGCCTCCATTCATCATGTTGGTCTGTGTGAGTATTGGATTTTGGATAGAACAAGTGGAACTTCAAATGTAGTGGTTACACTTAGTTATGATGATATTCGTAGTTGTACTACTGGACCTACGGCAGGACTAAAAGTAATTCGTTGGGATGGTGCAATTTGGAGAGATCATTTTAATGGTGGAATTATAAATGCTCCTTATGATGGTGTTTTGAGTCTAGGAACTGTAACTGATTTTAGTCCTTTTACACTTGGCGCATTAACAGATTTGAATATTTTACCTCTTACTTTCTTGTCTTTTGATGCAAAACCATTAGAAAGTGATGCGATTTTGGATTGGACAACAACAGGAGAATTAAACCATGATTATTTTGAAATTGAGCGTTCTATTAATGGACAAGATTTTGAAAAAATTGGAAGTATAAAAAATCCTGTTACAAAAGATAATACAAAAAATACATATTCATTTATTGATAAAAATGTAGGAATAGAAAATTCTGAAGCCTATTATCGTTTGAAACAAATTGATACAAATGGAACATTCTCTTATTCGAATACTAAAAGAGTAAATTGGAGTATAGATAATTCTCAAAATAAAGCTCTTTTCGTGGCTTATCCAAATCCATTCACAGATATTCTAACACTTGATTTTGATTTAGATAGAACAGAAAATGTAGAAATTGTTTTGATGGATATGGCAGGAAGAAAAATCAAAACTATTTCTCAATCGTTTGATAAAGGAAGTCATAAATTAGAATTAAATAATCTCCAAAAACTAGCACAAGGAAGTTATTTGATACAACTAAAAACTAATACATTACAAAAAACTTTTAAAGTTGTAAAAATGTAA
- a CDS encoding DUF1015 domain-containing protein: MAEIRPFRAWRYNSSLTNQIQEFTSPLFDVVSQKQRDKLYQNPLNSIHLSVPLGENPAEDARKTLNKWIADGTIKQDDKPTIYVYYQYFSLPSLISKKKEYCRKGFVTMIKAYDWNENIILRHENTIPAAVNDRIELLEKTKLNVSPTHGLYGDNKFELEQYMDEAIKNPIYETEDYQGVREVFAKIDEPEIVEKFVNKIEDKKIVLADGHHRYESSMVYRQKCKAANPNHTGDELYNFHLMYLTNSNSNDLRILPTHRLLTDLELTEEQILEKLKEDFIIKPVENASDLNEMVWGKKWAFGLIFLDNAFKIRLKPEKWETMGWKFPDSVKNLDLTVLHYFFIEKIIGIKGKDQRKSTNIQFERNFTDCVTKVMKKEADLALITNAVTMKEVKEVCKSGFTMPQKSTYFYPKAICGFCFASVE, translated from the coding sequence ATGGCTGAAATTCGTCCTTTTCGTGCTTGGAGATATAATTCTTCACTTACTAATCAAATTCAAGAATTTACTTCTCCTTTGTTTGATGTTGTTTCTCAAAAACAGCGAGATAAATTGTATCAAAACCCATTAAATAGTATTCATTTGTCTGTGCCTTTGGGTGAAAACCCAGCAGAAGATGCAAGAAAAACACTTAATAAATGGATTGCAGACGGAACGATTAAGCAAGATGATAAACCAACAATCTATGTTTATTATCAATATTTTTCTCTTCCTTCGCTTATTTCTAAGAAAAAAGAATATTGTAGAAAAGGTTTTGTTACGATGATAAAAGCCTATGATTGGAATGAAAACATTATTTTGAGACATGAAAATACAATTCCTGCTGCTGTAAATGATAGAATAGAATTGTTAGAAAAAACAAAATTAAATGTAAGCCCAACTCACGGATTATATGGAGATAATAAATTTGAGTTGGAGCAATATATGGATGAAGCTATCAAAAATCCAATTTATGAAACAGAAGATTATCAAGGTGTAAGAGAAGTTTTTGCAAAAATTGATGAGCCTGAAATTGTAGAAAAATTTGTAAACAAAATAGAAGATAAAAAAATTGTTTTGGCAGATGGGCATCATCGTTATGAAAGTTCGATGGTGTATCGTCAAAAATGTAAAGCAGCAAATCCAAATCATACAGGTGATGAATTATATAATTTTCATTTGATGTATCTCACTAATTCAAATTCAAATGACTTGCGTATTTTGCCAACACATAGACTTTTGACAGATTTAGAATTGACTGAAGAACAAATTTTAGAAAAGCTCAAAGAAGATTTTATTATCAAACCAGTAGAAAATGCTTCTGATTTGAATGAAATGGTTTGGGGCAAAAAATGGGCTTTTGGGCTTATTTTCTTAGATAATGCCTTCAAAATTCGTCTAAAACCTGAAAAATGGGAAACAATGGGATGGAAGTTTCCAGATTCGGTCAAAAATCTTGACCTTACAGTACTTCATTATTTCTTTATTGAGAAAATAATTGGAATAAAAGGAAAAGACCAACGTAAGAGTACAAATATTCAATTTGAGCGAAATTTTACAGATTGTGTAACCAAAGTAATGAAAAAAGAAGCTGATTTGGCTCTTATTACAAATGCCGTTACAATGAAAGAAGTAAAAGAAGTTTGTAAATCAGGTTTCACAATGCCACAGAAATCTACCTATTTTTATCCAAAGGCTATTTGTGGGTTTTGTTTTGCAAGTGTAGAATAA
- a CDS encoding shikimate dehydrogenase family protein, which yields MFGLIGKKLSHSFSKNYFTEKFQKLGLSPNEGYVYELFELEKIEDFDTLIKENPSLRGLNVTIPYKKAVIPFLDKLDPIAKRIGAVNTIKIEEDGTKTGYNTDYIGFKSSLEKFIYTNSTSIFKGKALIFGTGGAAQAVKIALQEAEDLDDISRLNIKFDFVSSSVIATQDEGKYQIIPYSRVDITKYKLLINTTPLGMYPNIDDFPPLSSVDYSKIDKSYFLYDLVYNPEETLFLKKGKAKGAKTMNGLEMLHGQAEAAAYIWGI from the coding sequence ATGTTTGGACTCATTGGCAAAAAACTCTCACATTCTTTTTCTAAAAATTATTTTACAGAAAAATTTCAAAAACTTGGTCTTTCTCCAAATGAAGGTTATGTTTATGAGCTTTTTGAATTAGAAAAGATAGAAGATTTTGATACATTAATTAAAGAAAATCCATCTTTGAGAGGGCTAAATGTAACCATTCCATACAAAAAAGCAGTTATTCCTTTTTTGGATAAACTTGACCCAATAGCCAAACGGATTGGTGCAGTCAATACTATAAAAATAGAAGAAGACGGAACAAAAACAGGTTATAATACTGATTATATTGGTTTTAAGAGTAGCTTAGAAAAATTTATTTATACCAATTCAACTTCTATTTTTAAGGGAAAAGCCTTAATTTTTGGAACAGGAGGCGCAGCACAAGCTGTAAAAATCGCCTTACAAGAAGCCGAAGATTTGGATGATATTTCTAGGCTCAATATCAAGTTTGACTTTGTTTCTAGCTCCGTTATTGCAACTCAAGATGAAGGAAAATATCAAATTATTCCTTATTCAAGAGTAGATATTACAAAGTACAAATTACTTATCAATACGACTCCTTTAGGAATGTATCCCAATATTGATGATTTTCCTCCTTTGTCTAGTGTAGATTATTCAAAAATTGATAAAAGTTATTTTTTGTACGATTTGGTTTATAACCCTGAGGAAACTCTATTTTTGAAAAAGGGAAAAGCCAAAGGAGCAAAAACCATGAATGGTTTGGAAATGTTGCACGGACAAGCTGAAGCAGCAGCTTATATTTGGGGAATCTAA
- a CDS encoding DUF4286 family protein gives MILYNVTVNVENGVHADWLQWMKETHIPNVMNTGMFHENKILKLLSKLPEEEGTTYAIQYSCKSLEDLEHYQQNFAAQLQEDSQKKYGNKVIAFRTILEVI, from the coding sequence ATGATTTTATATAATGTTACCGTAAATGTAGAGAATGGTGTTCATGCTGATTGGCTTCAATGGATGAAGGAAACACACATTCCGAATGTGATGAATACAGGAATGTTTCATGAGAACAAAATTTTGAAATTACTTTCCAAACTTCCAGAAGAAGAAGGAACAACCTATGCAATTCAATATTCTTGTAAATCTTTGGAAGATTTGGAGCATTATCAACAAAATTTTGCAGCACAATTACAAGAAGATTCTCAAAAAAAATATGGAAATAAAGTGATAGCTTTTCGTACTATTTTGGAAGTGATTTAA